A region of the Gambusia affinis linkage group LG11, SWU_Gaff_1.0, whole genome shotgun sequence genome:
TATTCTGGTTATAATGGATCACTACACTCGCTTTGCACAGGCCTaccccacaaaaaacaaatccgCAAAAACAGTTGTGGAAAAGCTATTTGATGACTTTGCCCTTCGCTTTGGCTTCCCGGAGAAAATCCACCACGACATGGGGAAGGAGTTTGAAAACCAGTTGATGGCTCAACTGCAGAGGTGTTGTCACGTGCGAGGGTCCCACACTACCTGCTACCACCCACAGGGTAACGGACAAGTGGAGCGATTTAACAGAACCCTGCTGTCTATGCTCCGTACGCTCACAAGTGCCCAAAAGTCTGACTGGAAAAAGTCGTTATGTAAGATGGTGCACGCATATAATTGCACCCGCAGTGACACCACTGGCTTTGCTCCATACTATCTACTCTATGGGCGATCCCCACGTCTGCCGATAGATCTCCTGTTTAACATACAGCCAAATGAAACACAGCAAAGCTATGCTGAGTATGTCAAGGATTGGCAAAGCAGGATGCAGCAAGCCTACAAGATCGCAACCAAAACTGCCACCCGTGAATcgaacagaggaaaaaaaggatatGACAAAAGAGTTTATGGAGCTGACCTGCAGCCGGGGGGGCGTGTGCTTGTACGCAACTTATCAGAGAGAGGAGGTCCTGGTAAGCTCAGATCCTTCTGGGAAGATAAAGTGCACATCATCATGAAGAAGAAGTGATATCAGCCCAGTATATGAAGTAGTACCAGAAGGAGGTGGCAAAAGACGTGTGCTGCATAGGAACCTCCTGCTCCCTTGTGACAGTCTGCCAATCGACAACCCAGAAATAGACTCAAAAATGACAAGAAGGACTAAAAAGACTAAGTCTAATACATCTCCATGTCATCTTTGTCAACGAGAAGAATCTTCAGACAGTGAGAGGGATGAGGAAATGGAGCTGGTGTGCCATTTTCCTCCTGCTCAGCACAGTGGTCACCGAGCTGTCAGCTTAAACCCAGATGCTGAACCATTTACACCAGACCTTCCTGACCAAGACAAGGCACCGAAAGTGAATGAATCTCAGGCTAATTGGATGGACAACATActagaagaagaagatggaggcCAAGACAGGGAGCTACACCAGGATCTTCCTgagccatctgcagaaacagcttctgaggaagaagaggatgcAGCTGTTCCACCACCTGCATCCAGCTACCCAAAGAGAGAGCGTCGCCGTCCGAGGATGCTGACCTATTGTGCTTTGGGTGAGCCAACCATGGTGGAATTAGACATTAAAGAACTACCTGTGAGTATGATTCCAACCTGTAAAGAACTTTGGCGACCCTGGGTAGTTCCAGGTGTTAAAGTACAGAGTTAAAGACACACTGTATATAGGTTTAAGAACtacattcaaaagaaaaagactatACATGAATTCTCAAAAGACAGTGTATTGACTGTGCTGTCAAGACAAAAGACTggtatcagaaaaaaactgtggcTGAAAGTAAGGTTCTGTTACACTAGAGAGATGATCTGAACATATTTAGAAGTATTTGTAACTGGACATTTGTAATCTAAAGTGACAATATCCTCTTAGTGGTGGACACTATTACAATAATATGTAATGTATGTATGTAATGAATGTCATGTTAAGTACCTTACTTATAACATCACTTCCAGTAAtaggtatttaaaaatgtcataggacatttttttttttttatgaggaGGAGAGTGTGGCACACAGGCCATTTTGATGGAATAGTCGAGGTAAATtgatactgttttgtgtttcgtTGTGTGTTATTTACTAGTGGTGTCGCAGTTTGACGTGGTTGCGGAGGGGGGTGAATATCACTCCGCCGTTGCTAGGAAACGAAGGTTGTGGAACGGAAGTggatgtgttcttttttttttttttttttttttaaacaatggcGTGAGCGACAACTGTGTAAACTAGTACTCCAGCTCTGGACCCAAGGCTCTCGCTGGGCACAATTAGTGCAAACAAATGGTTAGACCATCAAAGGTAAAAGTACGACCTCATCTCAGCATTCTTAATGCGGTATGCAGGCCGgccaaacaacaaaacagcaaccCCGCACACAGTGCAACAATCCCCTCCCTTACAAACCTCCTCTGCCAGCTCCCATCAGTCCTCCTGACTAGGCATAATTGGGGACTCGAGACTCCCGATGTCCCTCCAGCGATGCCACTTCTATAGCTATGCTCGGGTGGTTCGCAACCGCGGTCCGACATTCCTCGAATGCCGCCTGCTCCTCCTCAGTCCTGGGCCCATGGACATGGCTGTCATCCTCCATCACCGCCGTGTAAGCAGCTATCAGCCGATCAATCAACCCTTCTCGTCGAGAGTCAGGTGTGACCCCACGGTAGCCAGCAAGATCACGGTCTCCGAGCTGCACCAGGAGTCGGTGGGCTACCCAGGTGATGGACCGGAAACGTGTTGCTCGCACAGCTCCTAAATCGTTCCGGAAGCCGTAATAAATCCGGCCGTCCACCTCTCGGAATGCTTGTTGCACATTGTCCCACTGGTCGGGATATAACCGCCTAATGGCCACCCACTCAAAGTTGGGATGAATATGAATGGCACGGGCCACTAGGTCAAGGGCGGTTATCCCGGACCCGGCAGCCTGAGCTAACAGGACCCGCAGTCGGATAGCCGCTTGGGGGACCTCCCTAAGCCACCGGGCCATGATGAGATGCGCATTCTCTTCATGGATAAGGTGTCCAAAATTCTGGTATGTCAGGGCCACGTCTGAATACTGGAACATTTGGACGACCGTGGGCATTAGCTGTCTCAATTCTCCCATTATACGGTCAGCCTTCCGATTGCTGATGGTCCCCCTAGTGGCGAATGCAATCAGCATGATGAACACGCCATAGAGGCATCGCTGCCGCTCTCGGCACTCGGGATGTAATATCAGCCGCCGTATAAGCTGTAGTTTTCCCTCCAAGGTTGCTTTTGGGTCCCAAGCCCCAGTCGCCTTGTCATAGACTCCAGCGAGGTCCCCGTCAGCTAGTCTAGCTATCCCGTCGGAGAACCAGCCGGCATCCCGCAATCGCTGAGTGTCTAGCAGCACCCGTTCCAATTCAGCACGGGCTTCGGCCTCAGCCAGAAACttatttcttattcattttatattgagaatttgtgaattttatcttattcagttatttttatgtattttgttgttttttgcctGCGGGGGTCGCTCTTCTGAACTCCGTCTCGTTTGTGTTTCCTGGGCTTCCGTAGTTGGTTCcagccccccacccccctcaCACTGACCTACCAGACtgggtgtcaaacatttgtgaggAGAGCAGGACACGCACTGCAGCTAATGGGAATAGGGATAACATCCATTTCCTCCCTGAGATTGTGCCACAAATTAGAAGACTTGTAAGTTACTTACCACTGTGGACAGGAATAATGGTTTCACTCTTCAAAAGCACCGGCCTCACAGCGAACTCAGCCATTGTTGAAGCtgaattcaaaaatgtaaaacatggcCTGTTCAAACACGAGAACTTACCCATGCGAGTCGATGGCTTCATTTTGCAGAGCAATGCGAAAGATGCCGCATTGCTCAGCAAATCCGTAGAGCAATGTGTATTTGctctgcaaaagcaaaaaaaagaggaggaacgTGTTGCATCAGCAGTCCATAATTACCCACAATGCTGAAGGTAACAGAAAAATGGATTCTAGGTATTTAATGGAATCTGATGCCACTATAAACTTTTCCACAGCAGATGAAAACGTGGTTGAAAACTGGAGAGGACAAATTCTTCCAtccaaaaagaggaagaggactTCATACCTGAGTTTCTGCACTGAATGGCTCCATGCAGATTCATCATCTGGGGCCAAAAGAGTGAAAGTGGGACtattaaaaaatggaaacatgcatCAGCCTGTTAAAGTTGGGAAACTGTCACTCTCTGTGTTAAACACATGCTCCTTTGATGCCTTTTGTGCTtatgctgtgttttctgtgataGCTCCGCATTTCAACATGTTGCCATGAATGACAGTGATAACCCACTCTTGCAGCTGGTGAGATCCATAACTACAGATGGTGTGACCCCAAAGACATACTGACAGAGGACAGATCTGCCTAGTtcaatgtttgcaaaaacacagtTGAGGTCTGGCACCCACCAAATTGCTGCCCAGTGCAATATTGCCACTGTTATTGAGAAATGTATCAAGCGTTTACCTCTCAAAACACTGCTCTTCACAGTACAGCCACGCAAACAAAGGAAGTACCAGGGAAGTACCATTTGTTTCACCTGAATCCTGGCATGGCTCAGTTTGACACTTCAATAGAAAAATGACTCTTCCTTCCAGTCTCCCTGCTTCCGATCACTGCAGAATGAATCAGAATGTCCATCTGATTTCAAAACAGGAGCCAGTACCTCAGGAAATGTTCTCTGCACAGGAACTGTTACTCTCAGCTACAGCATTGGAGAAATAGCATGGATTGACACTGACCTTCCAAATCCAACTGAATTTGCCTTGAGTGAATTTCCCTCCATGATGGTTCTCCAAGGAAAAACACTTACTTTGAGAGCAGTCTTTGCTTTCAGGGGAAGCTTGACCAAAGATGGCCTGGGACATTATTCTGCATATTGCCAGAGAGCTCCATCTCTGTGGAAGCTTTATGATGTCCTACCAAATGTTGTGAAGACAGAGTTTGAAAAGCCATGCCATGTTTACATACACCTgaccagaatttattttttcctttttgaaagtTCTGATATGGCAAAGCATTCCATATTTTGACTTTCAGTTGGgtaaatgttttgatatttgaaaGAAGTTTTCTATTTAAGACGAGATAAATTAATTTCCAATTATCAAGACactgcttgttgtttttattgtttgataaGTTCATTGTTTAAATCAACACCGTTTCTTATTTGACTGTCAAATTATATTGGATTTTCAAAACAGTCCCTTTCATGGTTCATTAGTTTTCAAATAGGATAGAAACCCTTGGTCTCACAATACAGATATTTGGGTGTGTCAATAGCAAACCATAAGGCACATGTATGCAAGTTCATACatcaccaaaaaagaaaaaaattaccagaGATTGTCCTACTATAACTGTATTGATTATGCCACGATTTCTTGCAAATAGTcccttttctacaaaaatagaGGAACCTGAATTGCATAAAAACGACACTGAAAATAAGAATTACTGTCAtgtttaaagagagagagagggagacagagaaaggaaaaaagagaaactcctatcctgtcccacagctatcttaaaaatcctaatataaaaattaaaaactttaaaactaactaaccaatcctatttgtaatagtgagattattagtaaaaagttcaaattaaataaagaacccaattataagtcctgaaataataaagtctaaaatcattaaatattaatcccagaaaaataaataaataaataaataaagggggaagggaaaaaaataatttagatcaataccttgcttatatcagagcaaatctgcttatgatgtgtgatgatggtattggagttcaataTAACTCGAGTTAAATCaggtggtgaaaactcacgtatccttaatattacaattaaaattaaaaataggatagctgtgggacaggatagaattttctctttttttctttctctgtgtctccctctctctctctgtgtgtgtgtatgtatgtatatatataacttttaaGTCTTTCTAGACTTTAACATCAACTTCTTCAATAtctataaatattatttatttgtttttattattagaatattttaatatttgtctttgaGTTAACATCTATATGTATGTTcatgttatttgtttgtaataataatcatattttttttaaaactcaaccGATGCTCGTCACAGTCGTTCCTGTCTTCCCAAACTACAGGAGTTTTCTAGTTGTTCTGCTGACGAAGTGACATCAGTTTGTGACATCACGCAAATTGATGTCACAAATTGATGTCACAAACTGATGTCACAAAGGGCCAGGATGTGTCACAAAGCTGCACTCCTGAATTCTAGTCATAACCGcagcagaagagagagagagaggacgtGAAACGATTGACTCCAAGAGAGATTTTCAGCGCCATAAAGATTCATCGTCAGAGTATCAACAATGAGTAACAGCAACACAGCATCCTTTTCCGATTCAGAGGATGAGACAACTGTATGGACCTTGGCAAGAGAGACACAGGATATTGATGAAATATTGGAACAAGTAAACACAATGACCATTGAAAGACAGTCGCTAATCAGAACAATCGAGGAACTGAAAATTAAAGTTACAGAAACGGAAAAGGCTtcacaagaaaaagatgaagaattaaaaaaactgtttgatgaaaacaaaaatttaaaagaatgtAATACCAccctggaagaagaaaaaagtgccctagagcagaaaaacaccaaccTGGAGAATGAAAACATCctttttaaagagataaataCCTTCTTGGAGGAGGAAAACCTGTCCTTCGAGCAGACAAGTGAGGGACTGCAAAGAGAAAAGACTGCCTTGGAACAGAGAACGTCCagattagaaaatgaaaacacagcacagagagaaagaatatCCGAATTAGAACACGAAGTCAGAGATAGGATAGAAACAATATACACAATGGAAAATCAAAACATGGCTCTGAGGGAGAGAATTTCTGAAGCAGTGAGGGCAAATGGCCTCCTGCAGAACAGAATAGATGTTTTGGAACCGGATAATATTACTCTTGACCGCGAGAACAGAGATCTTCATTACATTCTAAATTTGAGAAGACGGGAACGGGAGGGAGAAAGAAACACCTGGATGGTAACGGTCAGTGCTCTGGAGGTGACATGCATTGAGCTGGGGCAGAAAAACATTaacctggaggaggaaaagaccgctctagaaaagaaaaacacagctcTGGAACTTGTAAACAAGGTCTTTGAGAAAGTAAATAGTAACCTGCAGCTTGAAATGGAACAGCTGAACAAAAGGTCGAGGGACAAAGTGGAACAACAGAACCAGCTGACTATAGTCACTGCCCTGGAGGAGGAAAAGTCTGccctggaggaggaaaagaccgtcctggaggaggaaaagaccgccctggaggaggaaaagaccgtcctggagaaggaaaagaccgccctggaggaggaaaagactGCCCTGGAGCAAAAAAGTGCTGCCCTGAAGCAGAGGATAACCAACTTGGACCAGGAAAACAAGAGTTTGGAGCTGAAAAAGGCCTTCCTGGAGCAGGAGAACAGCTCTCTGGAGCTGAAAAGCATCTCTCTGGAGGTTATAAATACTGTGTTTGAGCAGGTAAACACCAACCTGCAGGTTGAAATGGAACAGCTGAGCGAAAGGTTGAGGGACAGAGAGgaacagcagaaccagcagccaTCTGGAGAGGAAACACACAGCCAGTCGGATTCAGACCAGCTCCAGAATCAGCCAAATGTTTTCAGACGTGTGATTGGAGGCGTCTCCAACATACTTCTGAAAATGCACCAAACAGGCACTCTGAGGTACTGgattgatttataaataaaaacataacatgagGGCTCCAAGCTTTATGCTTGATTATCGGtgccctccaggactgactgcctccaggactgactgcctccaggactgactgcctccaggactgcttccctccaggactgcctccaggactgactgcctccaggactgactgcctccaggactgcctccaggactgactgcctccaggactgactgcctccaggactgcttccctccaggactgcctccaggactgactgcctccaggactgactgcctccaggactgcctccaggactgcccccctccaggactgcctccaggactgactgcctccaggactgactgcctccaggactgactgcctccaggactgcccCCCTCCAGGACGGCCCccctccaggactgcctccaggactgcccccctccaggactgcctccaggactgcccCCCTCCAGGACTGCTtccctccaggactgcctccctccaggactgcctcccTCCAGGACTGCCCCCCTCCAGGACGGCCCccctccaggactgcctccaggactgcctccctccaggactgcctcccTGCAGGACTGCTtccctccaggactgcctcccTGCAGGACTGCCtccctccaggactgcctcccTCCAGGACTGTCCCCCTCCAGGACGGCCCccctccaggactgcctccaggactgcctccctccaggactgcctccctccaggactgcctccaggactgactgcctccaggactgcccCCCTCCAGGACTGCTTCCGtccaggactgcctccaggactgcctccctccaggactgcctccaggactgcctccctccaggactgcctccaggactgcctccaggactgactgcctccaggactgcaCCCTCCAGGACTGCCCCCTCCAGGACTGCCCccctccaggactgcctccaggactgcccCCCTCCAGGACTGCTTCCGtccaggactgcctccaggactgcctccctccaggactgcctccaggactgactgcctccaggactgcctccaggactgcccccctccaggactgactgcctccaggactgcctccaggactgcctccaggactgcctccaggactgcccccctccaggactgcctccaggactgcccccctccaggactgcctccaggactgcctccgGGGCTTCGTGGCGAGTCCTTCCGGTCTCCGGGCtgtagtgatgttacgtgatgtagcgaggcttcgaggcgtgtcgagtaatggagggggcgtttccgtaaagcgtgTATCGaagcttgcttcatttaggggaggagccaaaacgtccgaagcctcgctgcccggctgtaccacgtgactgcttcaggaagtggctcagattttggcgcggggtttagAAACcacacaggctccattcaaaatgtgggttgttgtaggtgagttgcggtcagttgagagagtggacagagttttgatagtttggattgtggttatttagtttgagacaggtagggagaatatatatatataaataaatatatctacatacatatatattactaatatatatatatatatgtaacgttgatatatatatatatatatatatatatatatatatatatatatatatgtatatatatgtatatatatacatatatgtatatgtatatatatacatatacatatatacatatatatatatatatat
Encoded here:
- the LOC122839811 gene encoding myosin-J heavy chain-like produces the protein MSNSNTASFSDSEDETTVWTLARETQDIDEILEQVNTMTIERQSLIRTIEELKIKVTETEKASQEKDEELKKLFDENKNLKECNTTLEEEKSALEQKNTNLENENILFKEINTFLEEENLSFEQTSEGLQREKTALEQRTSRLENENTAQRERISELEHEVRDRIETIYTMENQNMALRERISEAVRANGLLQNRIDVLEPDNITLDRENRDLHYILNLRRREREGERNTWMVTVSALEVTCIELGQKNINLEEEKTALEKKNTALELVNKVFEKVNSNLQLEMEQLNKRSRDKVEQQNQLTIVTALEEEKSALEEEKTVLEEEKTALEEEKTVLEKEKTALEEEKTALEQKSAALKQRITNLDQENKSLELKKAFLEQENSSLELKSISLEVINTVFEQVNTNLQVEMEQLSERLRDREEQQNQQPSGEETHSQSDSDQLQNQPNVFRRVIGGVSNILLKMHQTGTLRTASLQDCLQD